Proteins found in one Borreliella valaisiana VS116 genomic segment:
- a CDS encoding HAD family hydrolase: MIKAVIFDLDGTLYPEVDRNKLMFFEFFTNVKFFLAFKQVRKKIRVLQNNQFSPSNRDELFSLQVKMLSEHLNLDEKRCAFLLNKIYYSQNFSDKFKKLKPYPGVQDLIYWLKFKGIKLGVMSDFPILGRVKNLLGIQDSFWDILYSSEDTGYLKPHRTPFLKIIEDLNLSSNNILYVGNSYEYDILGAKNVSMKAAFFSKKNINSKRIIDFIFYNYKDLREYIRLNI, translated from the coding sequence ATGATTAAAGCTGTAATATTTGATTTAGATGGCACCTTGTATCCCGAGGTGGATAGAAATAAATTAATGTTTTTTGAATTTTTTACTAATGTCAAGTTTTTTTTAGCTTTTAAACAGGTTAGAAAAAAAATACGAGTTTTACAAAACAATCAATTTTCGCCTTCAAATAGGGATGAATTATTTTCTCTTCAGGTTAAAATGCTTTCTGAGCATTTAAATCTTGATGAGAAACGTTGTGCTTTTTTATTAAATAAAATATATTACAGTCAAAATTTTAGTGATAAGTTTAAGAAGCTAAAACCATATCCTGGGGTTCAAGATTTAATTTATTGGCTTAAATTTAAGGGAATAAAATTGGGTGTAATGTCGGACTTTCCTATTTTAGGTCGTGTCAAAAATTTATTGGGAATTCAAGACAGTTTTTGGGATATTCTTTATTCTTCAGAAGATACTGGATATCTAAAACCACATAGAACACCTTTTTTAAAAATTATTGAGGATTTGAATTTAAGTAGTAATAATATTTTGTATGTAGGGAATTCTTATGAATATGACATTTTGGGTGCTAAAAATGTTTCAATGAAAGCAGCTTTTTTTTCAAAAAAGAATATAAATTCCAAAAGGATTATTGATTTTATTTTTTATAATTATAAAGACTTAAGAGAATATATACGTTTGAATATATAG